Proteins from one Gossypium raimondii isolate GPD5lz chromosome 8, ASM2569854v1, whole genome shotgun sequence genomic window:
- the LOC105793699 gene encoding uncharacterized protein LOC105793699 isoform X1, with protein sequence MASFGVACFFIVLIVAFGVSNSEACTHDSECQLNCDHLGLCDLKTNKCSCLPVSKPLPFDGVPMANAKCSTDDDCKDACPPNCTAKCFHCFCLCYCSA encoded by the exons ATGGCTTCTTTTGGTGTTGCttgttttttcattgttttgatcGTGGCATTTG GTGTATCAAACTCGGAAGCATGTACTCATGATTCGGAGTGTCAATTAAACTGTGATCATCTTGGTCTTTGTGACTTAAAAACCAATAAATGTAGTTGCTTGCCGGTGTCTAAGCCATTACCCTTTGATGGTGTACCAATGGCGAATGCTAAATGCAGCACGGATGACGATTGCAAGGATGCTTGTCCACCAAATTGCACAGCTAAATGTTTTCATTGCTTTTGCTTATGCTATTGTAGTGCttga
- the LOC105793699 gene encoding putative defensin-like protein 263 isoform X2, whose amino-acid sequence MASFGVAYFFIVLVVAFGVSNSEACTHDSECQLNCDHLGLCDLKTNKCSCLPVSKPLPFDGVPMANAKCSTDDDCKDACPPNCTAKCFHCFCLCYCSA is encoded by the exons ATGGCTTCTTTTGGTGTTGCTTATTTTTTCATCGTTTTGGTCGTGGCATTTG GTGTATCAAACTCGGAAGCATGTACTCATGATTCGGAGTGTCAATTAAACTGTGATCATCTTGGTCTTTGTGACTTAAAAACCAATAAATGTAGTTGCTTGCCGGTGTCTAAGCCATTACCCTTTGATGGTGTACCAATGGCGAATGCTAAATGCAGCACGGATGACGATTGCAAGGATGCTTGTCCACCAAATTGCACAGCTAAATGTTTTCATTGCTTTTGCTTATGCTATTGTAGTGCttga
- the LOC105792383 gene encoding uncharacterized protein LOC105792383 produces the protein MKKKMKTEEKTVTEEHDVGDAARRGTVSVPIQQVEDSAGITEETADARNWKRTNLFLEIPSRSLDDSSQESVTVKMPQTPSLTPRKVNFHLTPSPSDARINGSSSGPSSSKGKSLRSLLPKLSFKARSISSDIEKAANLAPESSITSLKEKPSMSRTLSLTKIFTPMINRTSSLPVTQTANSNPESASGGSLGGSSKGSMLKISRSFSVPVNEKEGKLRRMDSFFRVVPSTPLTKEGEISSNPNPSIRPDSENRDPDGEDILEEEAVCRICMVELCEGGETFKMECSCKGELALAHKDCAVKWFTIKGNKTCDVCKQEVQNLPVTLLRIQSVRARHGGTSRGFPDEARGYRVWQEVPVLVIISMLAYFCFLEQLLVGKMGTGAIAISLPFSCVLGLLASMTSSTMVKRRFIWVYASIQFALVVFFAHMFYSLVKVQAVLSILLATFSGFGVAMSGSSIIVEIMRWRRRWQAWSDQQHHNSQVPTPPPVQPPRAVNSPRRGPDGNQQRAETFSGS, from the exons atgaaaaaaaagatgaagacTGAAGAAAAAACAGTGACAGAGGAACATGATGTTGGTGATGCTGCAAGACGAGGAACAGTTTCTGTTCCTATTCAACAG GTGGAAGATTCTGCCGGAATAACCGAGGAAACGGCGGATGCTCGTAATTGGAAGCGAACCAACCTCTTTCTCGAGATCCCCTCGAGAAGTTTGGATGATTCTTCTCAAGAGTCTGTCACAGTTAAGATGCCCCAAACACCTAGTTTGACTCCCAGGAAAGTGAATTTTCACTTGACACCGAGTCCTTCCGATGCAAGGATTAATGGATCCTCCTCAGGTCCTTCGTCGTCGAAAGGTAAATCGTTGAGGAGTCTCTTGCCGAAACTAAGCTTCAAGGCCAGAAGTATAAGTTCGGATATTGAAAAGGCTGCAAACTTGGCTCCCGAATCTTCGATTACTTCTCTAAAAGAGAAGCCTTCCATGTCGAGGACATTGTCACTTACCAAGATATTTACTCCCATGATAAACAGAACATCTTCCTTGCCTGTAACTCAAACTGCAAACTCGAACCCGGAATCTGCAAGCGGGGGAAGCCTTGGTGGCTCT AGTAAGGGAAGCATGCTGAAGATATCTCGCTCGTTTTCAGTTCCCGTAAacgaaaaagaaggaaaattaaGGAGAATGGATTCATTCTTTAGAGTGGTTCCCTCAACTCCGCTAACAAAGGAAGGAGAAATAAGTTCAAACCCAAACCCTTCTATCAGGCCCGATTCAG aaaacagAGACCCTGATGGTGAGGACATACTGGAAGAAGAGGCTGTTTGTAGAATTTGTATGGTTGAACTATGCGAAGGAGGCGAAACATTTAAGATGGAATGCAGCTGCAAAGGCGAGCTTGCGTTGGCTCACAAAGACTGTGCCGTTAAATGGTTTACCATCAAAGGCAACAAGACATGCGATGTGTGCAAGCAAGAGGTTCAGAACCTACCCGTCACCCTTTTACGAATCCAAAGTGTTCGAGCTCGCCATGGTGGAACAAGTAGAGGTTTTCCGGATGAAGCTCGTGGATACAG GGTTTGGCAGGAGGTCCCGGTTCTTGTAATCATCAGCATGCTtgcatatttttgttttctcgAGCAGCTTCTC GTTGGAAAAATGGGTACCGGAGCCATTGCTATATCGCTTCCATTTTCTTGCGTGCTAGGCCTGCTTGCATCGATGACTTCTTCAACTATGG TGAAGCGAAGATTCATCTGGGTTTACGCATCGATTCAATTTGCCTTGGTGGTCTTCTTTGCCCATATGTTTTATTCATTG GTGAAAGTACAAGCAGTACTATCAATTCTCCTTGCAACTTTTTCTGGTTTCGGCGTTGCAATGAGCGGGAGTTCTATCATTGTCGAGATCATGCGTTGGAGAAGAAGATGGCAGGCTTGGTCCGACCAGCAGCACCATAATTCCCAAGTTCCGACACCACCGCCGGTCCAACCTCCACGAGCTGTTAATTCACCTCGGAGAGGTCCGGATGGAAACCAGCAAAGAGCAGAAACTTTCAGTGGGAGTTGA
- the LOC105793699 gene encoding putative defensin-like protein 263 isoform X3, producing the protein MASFGVAYFFIVLVVAFGVSNLEACTHDSECQLNCDHLGLCDLKTNKCSCLPVSKPLPFDGVPMANAKCSTDDDCKDACPPNCTPKCFHCFCLCYCNA; encoded by the exons ATGGCTTCTTTTGGTGTTGCTTATTTTTTCATCGTTTTGGTCGTGGCATTTG GTGTATCAAACTTGGAAGCATGTACTCATGACTCGGAGTGTCAATTGAACTGTGATCATCTCGGCCTTTGTGACTTAAAAACCAATAAATGTAGTTGCTTGCCAGTGTCTAAGCCATTACCCTTTGATGGTGTACCGATGGCGAATGCTAAATGCAGCACGGATGATGATTGCAAGGATGCTTGTCCACCAAATTGCACACCTAAATGCTTTCATTGCTTTTGCTTATGCTATTGTAATGcttga